One window of Streptomyces sp. NBC_00273 genomic DNA carries:
- a CDS encoding EF-hand domain-containing protein, whose product MTNDLLDRKLARAFTHLDADRSGAIDADDIIALGSRLLTALAEPADSPKAERVMGGLADFWQDLFTELDIDRDGKVTPEEYKQGMTRLYAQGGPAYDRSFRPMMSAILTIVDTDGDGLISPQEFHRAQEAFDTRLSPADTESLFRRIDANGDGRLTVDELLAAVREYYTGTDEDAPGNLLFGEF is encoded by the coding sequence ATGACGAACGACCTGCTCGACCGCAAGCTGGCGCGCGCCTTCACGCACCTGGACGCCGACAGGAGCGGCGCGATCGACGCCGACGACATCATCGCGCTCGGCTCCCGGCTGCTGACGGCCCTCGCGGAGCCGGCCGACTCGCCCAAGGCGGAGCGGGTGATGGGCGGCCTGGCGGACTTCTGGCAGGACCTGTTCACCGAGCTGGACATCGACCGGGACGGCAAGGTCACGCCCGAGGAGTACAAGCAGGGCATGACCCGCCTGTACGCGCAGGGCGGGCCCGCCTACGACCGCTCGTTCCGCCCGATGATGAGCGCGATCCTGACGATCGTCGACACCGACGGCGACGGGCTCATCAGCCCGCAGGAGTTCCACCGGGCGCAGGAGGCCTTCGACACGCGGCTGAGCCCCGCCGACACCGAGTCGCTCTTCCGCCGCATCGACGCGAACGGGGACGGCCGCCTCACCGTCGACGAACTGCTCGCCGCGGTACGCGAGTACTACACCGGCACCGACGAGGACGCCCCGGGGAACCTGCTCTTCGGCGAGTTCTGA
- a CDS encoding aminopeptidase, which yields MRKTLGWLLSLVVLIGTAGAAGSTAQAATAAQPAAATDIKDQILGIPGMSLIEEKPYPGYRFFVLNYEQPVDHRQPWKGTFKQRLTLLHKDVSRPSVFFTSGYNVNTNPRRSEPTTIIDGNQVSMEYRFFTPSRPDPANWSHLDIWQAASDQHRIFTALKKIYKKNWLATGASKGGMTATYYERFYPRDMDGVVAYVAPNDVVNQEDSAYDRFFAKVGTKECRDKLNAVQREALVRREPLEAKYAVAAAENGWTFTTIGNLDKAYEAVVLDYAWAFWQYSLLADCASVPAAATASDQQIWDTIDTISGFSAYADQGLETYTPYYYQAGTQLGSPDIKQPHLKGLSRYGYQPPRNFVPRDIPMTFQPGAMADVDKWVRDNAHQMLFVYGQNDPWGAEPFRLGYGVRDSYVMIAPGANHGANVAKLMDGEKALATSKILQWAGVAPAAALADAGKAAPLAVPDAQLDQRDLEREPQLRP from the coding sequence ATGCGCAAGACGCTCGGATGGCTGCTGTCGCTCGTGGTGCTCATCGGCACTGCTGGTGCGGCCGGCTCCACGGCGCAAGCGGCCACCGCCGCACAGCCCGCGGCCGCCACGGACATCAAGGACCAGATCCTCGGCATTCCCGGGATGAGCCTGATCGAGGAGAAGCCGTACCCCGGCTACCGCTTCTTCGTACTGAACTACGAGCAGCCGGTGGACCACCGGCAGCCGTGGAAGGGCACCTTCAAGCAGCGCCTGACCCTGTTGCACAAGGACGTCTCGCGGCCGTCGGTGTTCTTCACCTCCGGCTACAACGTCAACACCAACCCGCGCCGCAGTGAGCCGACGACCATCATCGACGGCAACCAGGTGTCCATGGAGTATCGATTCTTCACTCCTTCCCGGCCCGACCCCGCCAACTGGTCCCACCTGGACATCTGGCAGGCCGCCAGTGACCAGCACCGCATCTTCACCGCCCTGAAGAAGATCTACAAGAAGAACTGGTTGGCCACGGGCGCCAGCAAGGGCGGCATGACGGCGACGTACTACGAGCGCTTCTACCCGCGCGACATGGACGGTGTCGTCGCGTACGTCGCGCCCAACGACGTCGTCAACCAAGAGGACTCGGCCTACGACCGGTTCTTCGCCAAGGTCGGCACCAAGGAGTGCCGCGACAAGCTGAACGCCGTCCAGCGCGAGGCGCTCGTGCGCCGCGAGCCGTTGGAGGCCAAGTACGCGGTCGCCGCCGCCGAGAACGGCTGGACCTTCACCACCATCGGCAACCTCGACAAGGCCTACGAGGCCGTCGTGCTCGACTACGCGTGGGCCTTCTGGCAGTACAGCCTGCTCGCCGACTGCGCCTCCGTCCCGGCTGCCGCCACCGCGAGCGACCAGCAGATCTGGGACACGATCGACACGATCTCCGGCTTCTCGGCCTACGCCGACCAGGGACTGGAGACGTACACGCCGTACTACTACCAGGCCGGTACGCAGCTCGGCTCCCCGGACATCAAGCAGCCGCACCTGAAGGGCCTGAGCCGCTACGGCTACCAGCCGCCGCGCAACTTCGTGCCCCGCGACATCCCCATGACCTTCCAGCCGGGGGCGATGGCGGACGTGGACAAGTGGGTGCGCGACAACGCCCACCAGATGCTCTTCGTGTACGGGCAGAACGACCCGTGGGGCGCCGAGCCGTTCCGCCTCGGCTACGGGGTGCGCGACAGCTACGTGATGATCGCGCCGGGCGCCAACCACGGGGCGAACGTCGCCAAGCTGATGGACGGCGAGAAGGCCCTCGCCACCTCGAAGATCCTGCAGTGGGCCGGGGTGGCCCCGGCCGCCGCGCTCGCCGACGCGGGGAAGGCGGCGCCGCTGGCGGTGCCGGACGCGCAGCTCGACCAGCGCGACCTGGAGCGCGAGCCGCAGCTGCGGCCGTAA
- a CDS encoding glycoside hydrolase family 3 protein — translation MVAVTAAGAASAAVGPPHAPDDARPPGRRPGRARLRALVDRMSLDEKVGQLFVSRAYGHSATDPDPADAEQNLAAFGVGTAAELVSRYHLGGIIYFAWAHNTRGPQQIAALSVGLQQAALTTGPRIPLLLSTDQEHGAVARIGKPATLLPGAMALGAAGSTAHALRAARIAGSELAAMGIRQDYAPVADVNVNPANPVIGVRSFGSDPHAVAALVAAQVRGYQGAGVAATAKHFPGHGDTETDSHVGLPVMRHTRAAWEELDEPPFRAAVEAGVDAIMTAHIVFPALDPSGDPATLSRPIVTGLLRERLGFEGVVVTDALDMAGVRQKYGDDRVPVLALLAGCDQLLNPPDLGLAHRSVRAAVESGELTQARIEESVLRILELKARRGLLDEAYTTAREVGAVVGVQEHLDAADAIAAATTTLLANPRGLVPFDATAGPRLLVTGADPVSPTGTTGPPTAVLARELTALGCRATAVPPARAVAAAAGHAAVLVCTYNVPEGMSPQRTLVADLVASGVPVVSLAVRNPYDPARLPECAAELATYSWTDVEMRAAARVLTGALRPAGRLPVPVPGRYPLGHGLTR, via the coding sequence ATGGTCGCCGTCACGGCCGCCGGGGCGGCCTCCGCCGCGGTGGGCCCCCCTCACGCCCCCGACGACGCGCGGCCCCCGGGCCGCCGCCCCGGCCGGGCGCGACTGCGCGCCCTCGTGGACCGGATGAGCCTCGACGAGAAGGTCGGGCAGCTCTTCGTCTCGCGGGCCTACGGGCATTCGGCGACCGACCCCGATCCGGCGGACGCCGAGCAGAACCTGGCGGCGTTCGGGGTGGGCACCGCCGCCGAGTTGGTCTCCCGCTACCACCTCGGCGGGATCATCTACTTCGCCTGGGCCCACAACACCCGCGGCCCGCAGCAGATCGCCGCTCTCTCGGTCGGCCTCCAGCAGGCCGCCCTCACCACCGGTCCCCGGATCCCCCTGCTGCTCTCCACCGACCAGGAGCACGGCGCCGTCGCCCGGATCGGCAAGCCCGCGACCCTGCTCCCGGGGGCCATGGCGCTCGGTGCGGCCGGCTCCACCGCCCACGCCCTGCGGGCCGCGCGCATCGCGGGTTCCGAGCTGGCCGCCATGGGCATCCGCCAGGACTACGCGCCGGTGGCCGACGTGAACGTCAACCCGGCCAATCCGGTGATCGGCGTCCGGTCCTTCGGCTCCGACCCGCACGCCGTGGCGGCCCTGGTGGCCGCCCAGGTCCGCGGCTACCAGGGGGCCGGGGTCGCCGCCACCGCCAAGCACTTCCCGGGCCACGGGGACACCGAGACCGACAGCCACGTCGGGCTGCCGGTGATGCGGCACACCCGGGCCGCCTGGGAGGAGTTGGACGAGCCGCCCTTCCGGGCCGCGGTGGAGGCGGGCGTGGACGCCATCATGACGGCGCACATCGTCTTTCCCGCGCTCGATCCCTCGGGGGACCCGGCGACCCTCTCCCGGCCGATCGTCACCGGTCTGCTGCGCGAACGCCTCGGCTTCGAGGGGGTGGTGGTCACCGACGCCCTGGACATGGCCGGGGTCCGCCAGAAGTACGGGGACGACCGCGTCCCGGTCCTGGCCCTGCTGGCGGGCTGCGACCAGCTGCTGAACCCGCCGGACCTGGGCCTCGCGCACCGCAGCGTGCGGGCGGCCGTCGAGTCGGGCGAGCTGACGCAGGCGCGCATCGAGGAGTCGGTGCTGCGGATCCTGGAACTGAAGGCCCGCCGGGGACTGTTGGACGAGGCGTACACCACGGCTCGGGAGGTGGGGGCCGTCGTGGGCGTCCAGGAGCATCTCGACGCCGCCGACGCGATCGCGGCCGCCACGACGACCCTGCTGGCCAATCCCCGCGGGCTGGTGCCCTTCGATGCGACGGCCGGACCACGCCTGCTGGTCACCGGGGCCGACCCGGTCTCCCCCACGGGTACGACCGGACCCCCTACGGCCGTACTGGCCCGGGAGCTGACCGCCCTGGGCTGCCGGGCCACGGCGGTGCCGCCCGCCCGCGCCGTGGCCGCCGCGGCCGGTCACGCGGCGGTGCTGGTGTGCACGTACAACGTCCCGGAGGGGATGAGTCCGCAGCGCACGCTGGTGGCGGACCTGGTCGCCTCCGGCGTGCCGGTCGTCTCGCTGGCGGTCCGCAACCCGTACGACCCGGCCCGGCTGCCGGAATGCGCGGCGGAGCTGGCGACGTACTCCTGGACGGACGTGGAGATGCGGGCGGCGGCCCGGGTGCTCACGGGGGCGCTGCGGCCCGCCGGCCGCCTCCCCGTCCCGGTCCCGGGCCGCTACCCACTGGGCCACGGGCTGACGCGCTGA
- a CDS encoding LysR family transcriptional regulator: MLDLARLRALHAVSVHGSVAGAAAALGYTPSAVSQQISKLERETRTTLLERRGRGVALTEEARHLADAAQELLAIVERTETTLEERRGQPGGLLTVAAFASAARGLLPQVLADLARRHPALDVRLTEVDPHLSVELVARGVTDLAVAHDWDIAPLPAPEGIEQAVIGDDLCDLVVPAGHPFTTRRIIRRSDLGGERWVCQPPGRVCHDWLVRTLRTAGFEPDIAHVAEENHTIVALVAAGLGVAVVPRLGTGALPPGAVAVPLEPGPVRRLYALWRTGAARRPAITEAVRSLQEHWADRQEA; the protein is encoded by the coding sequence ATGCTCGATCTCGCCCGGCTGCGCGCCCTGCACGCCGTCTCCGTCCACGGCTCGGTCGCCGGCGCGGCGGCCGCCCTCGGCTACACCCCCTCGGCGGTCTCCCAACAGATCTCCAAGCTGGAACGGGAGACCCGCACCACCCTGCTGGAGCGGCGCGGGCGCGGGGTCGCCCTCACCGAGGAGGCCCGCCATCTGGCCGACGCCGCCCAGGAGTTGCTGGCGATCGTGGAGCGCACCGAGACCACGCTGGAGGAGCGGCGCGGCCAGCCCGGCGGGCTGCTGACGGTGGCCGCGTTCGCCTCGGCGGCGCGCGGGCTGCTGCCGCAGGTGCTGGCCGATCTGGCCCGCCGGCATCCGGCGCTGGACGTCCGGCTCACCGAGGTGGACCCGCACCTGTCCGTGGAACTGGTGGCCCGCGGGGTCACCGACCTGGCGGTGGCCCACGACTGGGACATCGCCCCGCTGCCCGCGCCGGAGGGGATCGAGCAGGCGGTGATCGGGGACGACCTCTGCGACCTGGTCGTACCGGCCGGGCATCCCTTCACCACGCGCCGGATCATCCGGCGCTCCGACCTCGGCGGCGAGCGCTGGGTCTGCCAGCCGCCCGGCCGGGTCTGCCACGACTGGCTGGTACGGACCCTGCGCACCGCCGGGTTCGAGCCCGACATCGCGCACGTCGCGGAGGAGAACCACACCATCGTCGCCCTGGTCGCGGCCGGGCTCGGGGTGGCCGTCGTACCCCGGCTGGGCACCGGCGCGCTGCCGCCGGGGGCCGTGGCCGTACCGCTGGAGCCGGGCCCCGTACGCCGGTTGTACGCCCTGTGGCGGACCGGGGCCGCCCGGCGTCCCGCGATCACCGAGGCCGTGCGGAGCCTTCAGGAGCACTGGGCGGACCGGCAGGAGGCGTAG
- a CDS encoding EamA family transporter — protein sequence MRPVHTALAVLVAAVWGFNFVVIQIGLDHFPPLLLSALRFLVAALPAVFFVGRPKAAWKWIVGVGIALGVAKFGLLFTGMDAGMPAGLSSLVLQVQSVFTAVLAAFVLRERPGRVRMLGMAVALAGIAVAAVDGGTSGPVLGFTLVVAAAACWGVSNVLTRKAAPPDALNFMVWVCTVPVLPLLALSLLLEGPERDLAALRALDWSGAAVIGYVAWVSTVFGFAAWSYLLRRYPASAVAPFSLLVPVFGMSSAALVLGESVSGLRWLAAVLLVGGVALTSLAPGRAVNRTGVGSGVSAGSPPGAAAASPVPSGSLRTSGAAAPRSG from the coding sequence ATGCGTCCCGTACACACCGCCCTCGCCGTGCTCGTCGCCGCCGTCTGGGGCTTCAACTTCGTGGTCATCCAGATCGGCCTCGACCACTTCCCGCCCCTGCTCCTGTCCGCCCTGCGCTTCCTCGTCGCCGCCCTGCCCGCCGTGTTCTTCGTCGGGCGGCCCAAGGCCGCCTGGAAGTGGATCGTCGGCGTCGGGATCGCCCTCGGCGTGGCCAAGTTCGGCCTGCTCTTCACCGGCATGGACGCCGGCATGCCGGCCGGGCTGTCCTCGCTCGTACTGCAGGTCCAGTCCGTCTTCACCGCCGTCCTCGCCGCCTTCGTGCTGCGCGAGCGGCCGGGTCGGGTCCGCATGCTCGGGATGGCCGTGGCGCTCGCCGGGATCGCGGTCGCCGCCGTGGACGGCGGGACCTCCGGGCCGGTGCTCGGCTTCACGCTGGTCGTGGCGGCCGCCGCCTGCTGGGGCGTGTCCAACGTCCTGACCCGCAAGGCCGCCCCGCCCGACGCCCTGAACTTCATGGTGTGGGTGTGCACGGTCCCGGTCCTGCCGCTGCTCGCGCTCTCGCTCCTGCTGGAGGGCCCCGAGCGGGACCTGGCCGCGCTGCGGGCCCTGGACTGGTCCGGGGCGGCCGTCATCGGATACGTCGCCTGGGTGTCCACCGTCTTCGGGTTCGCCGCCTGGAGCTACCTGCTGCGGCGCTACCCGGCCTCCGCGGTGGCCCCGTTCTCGCTGCTGGTCCCGGTCTTCGGGATGTCCTCCGCGGCCCTGGTCCTCGGGGAGTCCGTCTCGGGGCTGCGCTGGCTGGCGGCCGTACTGCTGGTGGGCGGGGTGGCGCTGACCTCGCTGGCCCCGGGGCGCGCCGTGAACCGTACGGGGGTCGGTTCGGGCGTCAGCGCGGGGAGCCCTCCTGGAGCGGCAGCCGCCAGTCCTGTCCCGTCAGGCTCGCTCCGTACGAGCGGTGCGGCCGCTCCGCGATCAGGGTGA
- a CDS encoding DUF937 domain-containing protein, protein MSESSFQDDVLGELGDDKLTEIAGLLGTDDSGAREAVTETVGAMTGGLQQKADADDADGVAVRQAIAEVAEAEPPLEGVATLGGLGGLLSGGMMAAVLAKVGKPVAAAVSKRTGIPAATISRVIEMLIPVVLAVLAKRASGRAAGTGAAGTGAAAAAPGGPPATSAGAGAGAGAGTAGGLGDLLGEILGGGKK, encoded by the coding sequence ATGAGCGAATCCTCATTCCAGGACGACGTGCTGGGCGAACTCGGCGACGACAAGCTGACCGAGATCGCCGGCTTGCTCGGCACGGACGACTCCGGCGCCCGGGAGGCCGTCACGGAGACCGTCGGCGCCATGACCGGCGGCCTCCAGCAGAAGGCCGATGCCGACGACGCCGACGGCGTGGCGGTGCGCCAGGCCATCGCCGAGGTCGCCGAGGCCGAACCGCCGCTGGAGGGCGTGGCCACGCTCGGCGGCCTCGGCGGTCTGCTCAGCGGCGGAATGATGGCCGCGGTGCTCGCCAAGGTGGGCAAGCCCGTGGCCGCCGCCGTCTCGAAGCGGACCGGCATCCCCGCCGCCACCATCAGCCGGGTCATCGAGATGCTGATCCCGGTCGTCCTGGCGGTCCTCGCCAAGCGCGCCTCCGGCCGGGCGGCGGGCACGGGGGCGGCGGGCACCGGGGCGGCCGCCGCGGCCCCCGGCGGTCCCCCCGCAACGAGCGCAGGAGCGGGCGCAGGAGCGGGCGCAGGAACGGCCGGCGGCCTCGGAGACCTGCTCGGCGAGATCCTCGGCGGTGGCAAGAAGTAG
- the recD2 gene encoding SF1B family DNA helicase RecD2, which translates to MAATDGAPRAVQLAVVDGVLERITYANEESGYTVARVDTGRGSGDLLTVVGSLLGAQPGESLRMEGRWGSHPQYGKQFTVENYRTVLPATIQGIRRYLGSGLIKGIGPKIADRIVEHFGTDTLDVIEDEPKRLIEVPGLGPKRTKLIGAAWEEQKAIKEVMVFLQGVGVSTSIAVRIYKKYADASISVVKNQPYRLAADVWGIGFLTADRIAQAVGIPHDSPERVKAGLQYALSQSTDQGHCFLPEDRLIADGVKLLQVDTGLVIDCLAELAADPEGVVREPVPDPQGGPDPLTAVYLVPFHRAELSLVGQVRRLLHAEDDRMPGFRDVDWEKALGWLAGRTGATLAPEQRDAVKLALTRRVAVLTGGPGCGKSFTVRSIVELARAKKAKVVLAAPTGRAAKRLAELTGAEASTVHRLLELKPGGDAAYDRERPLDADLVVVDEASMLDLLLANKLVKAVAPGAHLLLVGDVDQLPSVGAGEVLRDLLAEGGPVPAVRLTRIFRQAQQSGVVTNAHRINTGLPPITDGLPDFFLFPEEDTEAAGVLAVDVAARRIPARFGLDPRRDVQVLAPMHRGPAGAGNLNGLLQQAMTPARPNLPEKRFGGRVFRVGDKVTQIRNNYEKGANGVFNGTVGVVTGLDVDEQRLTVRTEEDEEIVYEFGELDELAHAYAVTIHRSQGSEYPAVVIPVTTGAWMMLQRNLLYTAVTRAKKLVVLVGSRKALGQAVRTVSAGRRYTAVAARLSGRIPVGNIT; encoded by the coding sequence ATGGCAGCAACAGACGGGGCGCCGCGGGCGGTCCAACTGGCGGTGGTCGACGGCGTGCTCGAACGCATCACCTACGCCAACGAGGAGAGCGGGTACACGGTCGCCCGCGTGGACACCGGCCGGGGCAGCGGCGATCTGCTGACGGTGGTCGGCTCGCTGCTGGGCGCCCAGCCCGGCGAGTCCCTGCGCATGGAGGGCCGCTGGGGCTCCCACCCGCAGTACGGCAAGCAGTTCACCGTGGAGAACTACCGGACCGTGCTCCCGGCGACCATCCAGGGCATCCGCCGCTACCTCGGCTCCGGCCTGATCAAGGGCATCGGCCCGAAGATCGCCGACCGGATCGTGGAGCACTTCGGCACCGACACCCTCGACGTCATCGAGGACGAGCCGAAGCGGCTGATCGAGGTACCCGGGCTCGGCCCCAAGCGGACGAAGCTGATCGGCGCGGCCTGGGAAGAGCAGAAGGCCATCAAGGAGGTCATGGTCTTCCTCCAGGGCGTCGGCGTCTCCACCTCCATCGCCGTGCGCATCTACAAGAAGTACGCCGACGCCTCCATCTCCGTGGTGAAGAACCAGCCCTACCGGCTCGCCGCCGACGTGTGGGGCATCGGCTTCCTCACCGCCGACCGCATCGCCCAGGCCGTCGGCATCCCGCACGACAGCCCCGAGCGGGTCAAGGCCGGCCTCCAGTACGCCCTGTCCCAATCCACCGACCAGGGACACTGCTTCCTGCCCGAGGACCGGCTCATCGCCGACGGGGTCAAGCTGCTCCAGGTGGACACGGGGCTGGTGATCGACTGCCTGGCCGAGCTCGCCGCCGACCCGGAAGGGGTCGTACGGGAGCCCGTACCGGATCCGCAGGGCGGGCCGGACCCGCTGACCGCCGTGTACCTGGTGCCCTTCCACCGGGCCGAGCTGTCGTTGGTGGGGCAGGTTCGCCGACTGCTGCACGCCGAGGACGACCGGATGCCCGGCTTCCGGGACGTGGACTGGGAGAAGGCACTGGGCTGGCTCGCCGGGCGGACGGGGGCCACGCTCGCCCCCGAGCAGCGGGACGCCGTGAAACTGGCGCTGACCCGCCGGGTCGCCGTCCTCACGGGCGGGCCCGGCTGCGGGAAGTCCTTCACCGTGCGCTCGATCGTCGAACTGGCCCGGGCGAAGAAGGCCAAGGTGGTGCTGGCCGCGCCCACCGGCCGCGCGGCGAAGCGGCTGGCCGAGCTCACCGGGGCCGAGGCCTCCACGGTGCACCGGCTGCTGGAGCTCAAACCGGGCGGGGACGCGGCGTACGACCGGGAGCGGCCGCTGGACGCGGACCTGGTCGTCGTCGACGAGGCCTCGATGCTGGACCTGCTGCTGGCCAACAAGCTGGTCAAGGCGGTGGCACCGGGGGCGCACCTGCTGCTGGTCGGGGATGTGGACCAGCTGCCGTCGGTCGGTGCCGGGGAGGTGCTGCGGGACCTGCTGGCCGAGGGCGGCCCGGTGCCCGCGGTGCGGCTGACCCGGATCTTCCGGCAGGCCCAGCAGTCCGGCGTGGTCACCAACGCCCACCGGATCAACACCGGCTTGCCGCCGATCACGGACGGGCTGCCGGACTTCTTCCTGTTCCCGGAGGAGGACACCGAAGCGGCCGGGGTGCTGGCCGTGGACGTGGCCGCCCGCAGGATTCCGGCCAGATTCGGGCTCGACCCGCGCCGGGACGTCCAGGTGCTCGCGCCGATGCACCGCGGCCCGGCCGGCGCCGGGAACCTCAACGGACTGCTCCAGCAAGCGATGACACCGGCCCGGCCGAACCTGCCGGAGAAGAGGTTCGGCGGCCGGGTCTTCCGGGTGGGCGACAAGGTGACCCAGATCCGGAACAACTACGAGAAGGGCGCCAACGGCGTCTTCAACGGCACGGTCGGCGTGGTCACCGGCCTCGACGTGGACGAACAGCGCCTGACGGTGCGGACGGAGGAGGATGAGGAGATCGTGTACGAGTTCGGTGAGCTCGACGAGCTGGCCCACGCGTACGCCGTCACCATTCACCGTTCACAGGGGAGTGAATATCCGGCGGTGGTGATCCCCGTCACCACCGGGGCCTGGATGATGCTCCAGCGCAACTTGCTCTACACGGCGGTGACCAGGGCGAAGAAACTGGTCGTCCTCGTCGGGTCCCGCAAGGCCCTCGGCCAGGCGGTGCGTACCGTTTCCGCAGGCAGGAGGTACACGGCGGTCGCTGCCAGGCTGTCCGGCCGGATACCGGTGGGAAACATCACCTAG
- a CDS encoding citrate synthase, whose protein sequence is MSDNSVVLRYADGEYTYPVVESTVGDQGFDISKLRAQTGLVTLDSGYGNTAAYKSAITYLDGEQGILRYRGYPIEQLAERSSFIEVAYLLINGELPTVDQLASFRNEITQHTLLHEDVKRFYDGFPRDAHPMAMLSSVVSALSTFYQDSHNPFDEKQRHLSTIRLLAKLPTIAAYAYKKSVGHPVVYPRNDLGYVENFLRMTFSVPAQEYDLDPVVVSALDKLLILHADHEQNCSTSTVRLVGSSQANMFASISAGISALWGPLHGGANQSVLEMLEGIKNDGGDVDAFIRKVKNKEDGVRLMGFGHRVYKSFDPRAKIIKAAAHDVLSALGKSDELLDIALKLEEHALADSYFVERNLYPNVDFYTGLIYRAMGFPTEMFTVLFALGRLPGWIAQWQEMIKEPGSRIGRPRQIYTGEVLRDFVPVEAR, encoded by the coding sequence GTGAGCGACAACTCTGTAGTACTCCGGTACGCGGACGGTGAATACACCTACCCGGTGGTCGAAAGCACCGTCGGTGACCAGGGCTTCGACATCTCGAAGCTGCGGGCCCAGACCGGGCTCGTCACCTTGGACAGCGGCTACGGCAACACCGCGGCCTACAAGTCCGCGATCACCTACCTCGACGGTGAGCAGGGCATCCTGCGCTACCGCGGTTACCCGATCGAGCAGCTGGCCGAGCGCTCGTCGTTCATCGAGGTTGCGTACCTGCTGATCAACGGGGAGCTGCCGACCGTCGACCAGCTCGCGTCGTTCCGCAACGAGATCACCCAGCACACGCTGCTCCACGAGGACGTGAAGCGCTTCTACGACGGCTTCCCGCGGGACGCGCACCCGATGGCGATGCTGTCCTCCGTGGTCAGCGCGCTGTCGACGTTCTACCAGGACAGCCACAACCCGTTCGACGAGAAGCAGCGCCACCTCTCGACGATCCGCCTGCTGGCCAAGCTCCCGACGATCGCGGCCTACGCGTACAAGAAGTCGGTCGGCCACCCGGTGGTCTACCCGCGCAACGACCTCGGCTACGTCGAGAACTTCCTGCGCATGACCTTCTCCGTGCCGGCCCAGGAGTACGACCTGGACCCGGTCGTGGTCTCCGCGCTCGACAAGCTGCTGATCCTGCACGCGGACCACGAGCAGAACTGCTCCACCTCCACCGTGCGCCTGGTCGGCTCCTCGCAGGCGAACATGTTCGCCTCGATCTCCGCCGGCATCTCGGCCCTGTGGGGTCCGCTGCACGGTGGCGCCAACCAGTCCGTCCTCGAGATGCTGGAAGGCATCAAGAACGACGGCGGCGACGTCGACGCCTTCATCCGCAAGGTGAAGAACAAGGAGGACGGCGTCCGCCTCATGGGCTTCGGACACCGTGTCTACAAGAGCTTCGACCCCCGGGCGAAGATCATCAAGGCGGCGGCGCACGACGTCCTCTCGGCGCTCGGCAAGAGCGACGAGCTGCTGGACATCGCGCTCAAGCTGGAAGAGCACGCGCTGGCCGACTCGTACTTCGTCGAGCGCAACCTCTACCCGAACGTGGACTTCTACACCGGTCTGATCTACCGGGCGATGGGCTTCCCCACCGAGATGTTCACCGTGCTCTTCGCGCTCGGCCGCCTCCCGGGCTGGATCGCCCAGTGGCAGGAAATGATCAAGGAGCCGGGTTCCCGCATCGGTCGCCCGCGCCAGATCTACACCGGCGAGGTCCTGCGCGACTTCGTCCCCGTAGAAGCCCGCTGA